One window from the genome of Rariglobus hedericola encodes:
- a CDS encoding response regulator → MALLVPSSALIVDDEAHIRSYVKLLLMQLGVETFYEAGNITEARELWQAHHPGLVMLDVNMPGGNGLALLPEIRGEDDEVFIVILSAEAQSGTIKEAVDGGADGFLRKDRPREDLIKELEGIFETEE, encoded by the coding sequence ATGGCCCTGCTCGTTCCTTCGTCTGCCCTGATTGTCGATGACGAGGCTCACATCCGCTCGTATGTGAAACTCCTGCTTATGCAGCTCGGCGTGGAAACGTTTTATGAGGCGGGTAACATCACGGAAGCGCGTGAACTCTGGCAGGCTCATCATCCGGGGCTCGTGATGCTCGATGTGAATATGCCGGGGGGCAACGGACTCGCTTTGCTGCCGGAGATACGCGGCGAGGACGATGAAGTCTTTATCGTGATTTTGAGCGCGGAAGCGCAGTCAGGCACCATCAAAGAAGCGGTCGATGGCGGAGCGGATGGCTTCCTGCGCAAAGACCGTCCGCGCGAGGATCTGATCAAGGAACTGGAAGGAATTTTCGAAACGGAGGAGTGA
- a CDS encoding class I SAM-dependent rRNA methyltransferase, with protein sequence MSSPVASLKLKANAKSRVLTGHPWVFANEVETLLSPDNDGAVVECRDRAGRFLGSGIYNSKSQIIWRRLSTQRVTLDEAYLRNAITKAIARRDASSASPTHRRLIWSESDDLPGVVVDQFSDTLVLQIQTLAMDQRSQLITDLLAELVSPAEIIVRNDAHIRKLEGLPLGVHTRSGKSWEPRWEKIDGFDYWLDLQSGQKTGFYLDQREQHAVLAKHVAGKRVLDAFCNQGPFALHAARAGAKEVLGLDSAGDAIDQARKNAERNGVNASFNVANVFDWFNDPARHGEPLWDVIVLDPPPFAKSKSALEGALRGYKEINLRAMQSLVPGGILATYTCSHHMQDAELRTVLAEAATDAKRKVRVVEFCHQPADHPVLVTMPESEYLRGYIVRVE encoded by the coding sequence ATGTCGTCGCCTGTCGCTTCACTGAAACTTAAAGCCAACGCCAAGTCGCGCGTTCTCACCGGCCACCCGTGGGTGTTTGCCAACGAGGTCGAGACGCTCCTTTCCCCCGACAACGATGGCGCCGTCGTGGAATGCCGTGACCGCGCCGGCCGTTTTCTGGGCAGCGGTATTTATAATTCGAAGTCGCAGATCATCTGGCGCCGCCTGAGCACCCAGCGCGTCACGCTCGACGAAGCCTATCTGCGCAACGCGATCACCAAGGCCATCGCCCGCCGCGATGCCAGCTCTGCCAGCCCCACGCACCGCCGCTTGATCTGGTCGGAGTCGGACGATCTGCCCGGCGTGGTGGTCGATCAATTTAGCGATACGCTGGTGTTGCAGATTCAGACGCTCGCGATGGATCAGCGTTCGCAGCTCATCACGGATCTGCTCGCCGAACTGGTTTCGCCCGCCGAGATCATCGTGCGCAACGACGCCCACATTCGTAAGCTCGAAGGCCTTCCTCTCGGCGTGCACACGCGCAGCGGAAAATCCTGGGAGCCCCGTTGGGAGAAAATCGACGGCTTTGATTATTGGCTCGATCTGCAAAGCGGTCAGAAAACCGGTTTCTATCTCGATCAACGCGAACAACACGCCGTCCTCGCGAAACACGTCGCCGGCAAACGCGTGCTCGATGCCTTCTGTAATCAAGGACCGTTCGCGCTTCACGCCGCGCGCGCCGGTGCGAAGGAAGTGCTCGGTCTCGACAGCGCCGGTGACGCCATCGATCAGGCTCGCAAAAATGCCGAGCGCAACGGCGTGAACGCGTCGTTCAACGTGGCGAATGTGTTCGACTGGTTCAACGATCCGGCGCGCCACGGCGAGCCGTTGTGGGATGTAATCGTGCTCGATCCGCCGCCGTTCGCGAAGTCGAAGAGCGCGCTCGAAGGTGCGTTGCGTGGCTATAAAGAAATCAATCTCCGCGCCATGCAGAGTCTCGTGCCCGGCGGCATTCTGGCGACCTACACGTGCTCGCACCACATGCAGGATGCCGAGTTGCGCACCGTGCTCGCCGAGGCGGCAACCGATGCGAAGCGCAAGGTGCGCGTCGTCGAGTTCTGCCACCAACCCGCGGACCATCCCGTCCTCGTGACGATGCCCGAGAGTGAATACCTCCGTGGCTACATCGTGCGGGTGGAATAA
- the eno gene encoding phosphopyruvate hydratase → MSNTTISAITAREIIDSRGNPTVEVDVKLANGVVGRAAVPSGASTGEHEAHELRDSDVTAKSLPKGINGKTRFLGKGVLAAVGNVKNVISPELIGFDALDQVGIDHAMIKLDGTKNKSKLGANAILGVSLATAHAAANSLGQPLYKYIGGPNAKVLPVPMMNIMNGGAHSDAPIDFQEFMIRPINFDTFSEALRAGAEVFHNLKKVLKGRGLATAVGDEGGFAPKLPSTTEALDAIAEAVKGAGYKLGKDITLALDVAASEFYDKKTGKYVFKKSDGRIFTGDEFVSYYKELCAKYPIDSIEDGCAENDWATWKKLTVALGDKIQLVGDDLFVTNVEFLKKGIATGTANSILVKVNQIGSLTETLDAVELAHKSRYTAVLSHRSGETEDVTIADIAVATNCGQIKTGSASRTDRVAKYNQLLRIEEELGSTGIYAGRL, encoded by the coding sequence CGCCAACGGCGTCGTTGGCCGCGCCGCCGTTCCCTCTGGCGCCTCCACCGGCGAACACGAGGCCCACGAGCTGCGCGACAGCGATGTGACCGCCAAATCCCTCCCGAAGGGCATCAACGGAAAGACCCGTTTCCTCGGCAAGGGCGTCCTCGCCGCCGTCGGCAACGTCAAGAACGTGATTTCCCCCGAGCTCATCGGCTTCGACGCCCTCGATCAGGTCGGCATCGACCACGCCATGATCAAGCTCGATGGCACCAAGAACAAGTCGAAGCTCGGCGCCAACGCCATCCTCGGCGTCTCGCTCGCCACCGCCCACGCCGCCGCCAACTCCCTCGGCCAGCCCCTCTACAAATACATCGGCGGCCCGAACGCCAAGGTCCTCCCCGTTCCCATGATGAACATCATGAACGGTGGCGCGCACTCTGACGCTCCCATCGATTTCCAGGAGTTCATGATCCGCCCGATCAACTTCGACACCTTCTCCGAGGCCCTCCGCGCCGGCGCCGAAGTGTTCCACAACCTGAAGAAGGTTCTCAAGGGCCGTGGCCTCGCCACCGCCGTCGGTGACGAAGGCGGCTTCGCCCCCAAGCTCCCCTCCACCACGGAAGCCCTCGACGCCATCGCCGAGGCCGTGAAGGGTGCCGGTTACAAGCTCGGCAAGGACATCACCCTCGCCCTCGACGTCGCCGCCTCCGAATTCTACGACAAGAAGACCGGCAAATACGTCTTCAAGAAATCCGACGGCCGCATCTTCACCGGCGACGAATTCGTCTCCTACTACAAAGAGCTCTGCGCCAAATACCCGATCGACTCCATCGAAGACGGCTGCGCCGAAAACGACTGGGCCACCTGGAAGAAGCTCACCGTCGCCCTCGGCGACAAGATCCAGCTCGTCGGCGACGATCTCTTCGTCACCAACGTCGAGTTCCTCAAGAAGGGCATCGCCACCGGCACCGCCAACTCGATCCTGGTCAAGGTCAACCAGATCGGCTCCCTCACCGAGACCCTCGACGCCGTCGAGCTCGCCCACAAGAGCCGCTACACCGCCGTCCTCTCCCACCGCTCCGGCGAGACCGAGGACGTCACCATCGCCGACATCGCCGTCGCCACCAACTGCGGCCAGATCAAGACCGGCTCCGCCTCCCGCACCGACCGCGTCGCCAAATACAACCAGCTCCTCCGCATCGAGGAAGAGCTCGGTTCCACCGGCATCTACGCCGGCCGCCTGTAA
- a CDS encoding alpha/beta hydrolase: protein MAWSTLHWKSDVIGKQTTAQVLLPETGKGPFPVFYLLHGLSDDSSMWLRRSRIEWYVRDLPLIVVMPDGYRSFYTNAVEGQEFARHIGEELPSFIERTFHARPERSARAIGGLSMGGYGALRIGLGYADRFCSVNSHSGAVAWGNFDYKTGPNAPVSLNGRGAEFLRELSKIFGADPRGSDHDLSVLAQRAKASGMLPELLLDCGTEDFLIEDNRSFHAELTAAQVPHTYNEFPGAHTWDYWDTHIQEALAFHAKNLRLPLATA, encoded by the coding sequence ATGGCTTGGAGCACTCTTCATTGGAAAAGCGACGTCATTGGTAAGCAGACCACCGCGCAGGTGTTGCTGCCGGAAACGGGCAAAGGTCCGTTCCCGGTGTTTTATCTTTTGCACGGACTGAGCGACGACTCGTCCATGTGGCTGCGCCGCTCGCGGATCGAATGGTATGTGCGCGACCTGCCGTTGATCGTGGTGATGCCGGACGGCTACCGGAGTTTTTATACCAACGCGGTCGAGGGACAGGAGTTCGCGCGGCACATCGGCGAGGAGCTTCCGTCCTTCATCGAACGCACGTTCCATGCGCGTCCCGAACGGTCGGCGCGCGCCATCGGTGGTCTGTCGATGGGTGGCTACGGTGCGCTGCGCATCGGCCTGGGTTACGCCGATCGTTTTTGTTCGGTGAACAGCCACTCAGGCGCGGTGGCGTGGGGGAATTTCGATTACAAGACCGGCCCGAACGCCCCGGTGTCGTTGAACGGCCGAGGCGCGGAGTTTTTGCGTGAGTTGAGCAAGATCTTCGGTGCTGATCCGCGTGGTTCGGATCACGACTTGAGCGTGCTCGCCCAACGCGCGAAGGCATCCGGGATGCTGCCCGAATTACTGCTTGATTGTGGAACCGAGGATTTCCTTATCGAGGACAACCGCTCGTTTCATGCCGAGCTCACGGCGGCGCAGGTGCCGCATACCTATAACGAATTTCCCGGCGCCCACACGTGGGACTATTGGGATACGCACATTCAGGAGGCGCTGGCGTTCCACGCGAAGAACCTGCGCTTGCCGTTGGCGACCGCCTGA